A section of the Candidatus Thioglobus autotrophicus genome encodes:
- the bamC gene encoding outer membrane protein assembly factor BamC — MIKTLLTALLSLSLVGCFSFEEKAQEQAPSLGERDIKYYANKTVTSLEIPPDLTKPSVQNSFKLENYVSNIQEDTISFSKKDEAIKEASNILRTPSNVEVKRSGERRWLVVDKNPEAAWGLSKSFFKSHGFAIKKTNKKIGMMETDFLENHPEIPDRSLGVIRSMLKKAIAARYALPIVDKYRIRIEPLADGKQSAVYLSLTSMEEVLTKAGSDDENTIWQSRPKDQALETEMLYRLMTFLGSDHAVAREKIIQAKEEQVLTVELEKGIGGYAKLAFSLGQYDTWDNMGWALDQLNIDVEDKDVKEGSFYINVARTEDQGIFSRMFGDDAIKKSFQIIVKQIDTGKTEVYFNDLSEENEQATIDFSYEFLGSVAKQF, encoded by the coding sequence ATGATCAAAACATTATTAACAGCGCTACTTTCTTTGTCTTTGGTAGGTTGTTTTTCTTTTGAAGAAAAAGCACAAGAGCAGGCGCCAAGTTTAGGTGAAAGAGATATTAAATATTACGCTAACAAAACTGTTACTTCTTTGGAGATACCGCCGGATTTAACTAAGCCAAGTGTGCAAAATTCATTCAAACTTGAAAATTATGTATCGAATATTCAAGAGGATACTATTAGTTTTTCTAAGAAGGATGAGGCGATTAAAGAGGCGTCAAACATCTTAAGAACACCTTCAAATGTTGAAGTTAAACGCTCAGGTGAGCGTCGTTGGTTGGTGGTGGATAAAAACCCAGAAGCAGCTTGGGGTTTATCTAAGAGCTTCTTTAAGTCACATGGTTTTGCGATTAAAAAAACCAACAAAAAAATTGGCATGATGGAAACAGATTTTTTAGAAAATCATCCTGAAATTCCAGATCGTTCGTTAGGTGTGATTCGTTCAATGTTGAAAAAAGCCATTGCAGCGCGTTATGCATTGCCAATTGTTGATAAATACCGTATTCGTATTGAGCCACTGGCTGACGGTAAGCAATCGGCTGTTTATTTGTCTTTAACGTCAATGGAAGAAGTATTAACCAAAGCAGGCAGTGATGACGAGAATACCATTTGGCAATCTCGCCCAAAAGATCAGGCACTTGAAACAGAAATGCTTTATCGTTTGATGACTTTCTTGGGTAGTGATCACGCTGTGGCAAGAGAGAAAATCATACAAGCTAAAGAAGAGCAGGTGCTAACAGTTGAGTTAGAAAAAGGCATTGGTGGTTACGCTAAGCTGGCTTTCTCGTTAGGTCAATATGATACTTGGGATAATATGGGTTGGGCGTTAGACCAGTTAAATATTGATGTTGAAGATAAAGATGTGAAAGAAGGTAGTTTCTATATTAACGTTGCTAGAACTGAAGATCAGGGCATATTCTCACGTATGTTTGGTGATGATGCTATTAAAAAATCTTTCCAAATTATCGTTAAACAAATTGACACTGGCAAAACAGAAGTTTACTTTAATGATCTTTCCGAAGAAAACGAGCAAGCAACGATTGACTTTAGTTATGAATTCTTGGGAAGTGTTGCCAAGCAATTCTAA
- the dapA gene encoding 4-hydroxy-tetrahydrodipicolinate synthase: MRLNHPLTGSMVALITPMLDDGSVDYAALESLVDFHVASGTRAIISMGTTGESATLDQHEHIEVMRRTVELADSRIPVIAGTGANSTSEAIELTQAAKDIGADACLLVTPYYNKPTQEGLYQHYKLIAESVDIDQILYNVPGRTAVDLLPETVVRLAVVKNIIGVKDATGDLQVAKALIDSCPEDFLLYSGDDATAIEFILMGGHGGISVSANVVPKALSQAYQAAFEENRKVAEATNQPLTDLHQSLFIESNPIPVKWAMHKMGKCGSGIRLPLTKLSSQARVVLERDLSNLGVI; this comes from the coding sequence ATGCGACTTAATCACCCTTTAACTGGCTCAATGGTAGCCCTGATCACCCCAATGCTTGATGATGGATCGGTGGATTATGCAGCACTTGAATCTTTGGTGGATTTTCATGTAGCCTCAGGTACGCGTGCGATTATTTCCATGGGCACCACGGGTGAGAGCGCGACACTTGATCAGCATGAACATATTGAAGTCATGCGTAGAACGGTTGAGTTAGCAGATTCTCGTATTCCTGTTATTGCGGGTACGGGGGCCAATTCAACCTCTGAAGCTATTGAGCTAACTCAAGCGGCCAAAGACATTGGTGCAGATGCTTGTTTGCTGGTGACGCCGTATTATAACAAGCCAACCCAAGAGGGATTGTATCAGCACTATAAGCTGATTGCAGAGTCGGTTGATATTGATCAAATTTTGTACAATGTACCGGGTAGAACGGCAGTGGATTTATTGCCAGAAACTGTGGTGCGTTTAGCGGTTGTTAAGAATATTATTGGCGTTAAGGATGCCACTGGTGATTTGCAAGTTGCCAAAGCTTTGATTGATAGCTGCCCAGAAGATTTTTTGCTTTATAGTGGTGACGACGCCACAGCGATTGAGTTTATTTTAATGGGTGGCCATGGTGGCATTTCTGTGAGCGCAAATGTTGTGCCAAAAGCTTTGTCACAGGCTTATCAAGCAGCATTTGAAGAGAATCGAAAAGTTGCAGAAGCTACCAATCAACCGTTGACTGATTTACACCAGAGCTTGTTTATTGAGTCGAACCCAATTCCAGTGAAGTGGGCGATGCATAAAATGGGCAAATGCGGCAGCGGAATTCGTCTGCCGTTAACAAAATTATCATCACAAGCTCGAGTAGTATTAGAGCGAGATTTATCTAATTTGGGAGTTATATAG
- a CDS encoding P-II family nitrogen regulator: MKFVTAILRPHKLDDVREALSEVGVSGITVTEVKGFGRQKGHTELYRGAEYQVDFLPKVKLEVAISASQLDVVIETISNVANSGKVGDGKIFVSNLDKVVRIRTGETDQDAL; encoded by the coding sequence ATGAAATTTGTAACGGCAATTCTACGACCACACAAATTAGATGATGTTAGGGAGGCGCTTTCAGAAGTGGGCGTATCTGGCATTACGGTCACTGAAGTTAAAGGCTTTGGTCGTCAAAAAGGGCACACTGAGTTATATCGTGGCGCCGAGTATCAGGTTGATTTTTTACCAAAAGTTAAATTAGAGGTGGCTATATCAGCCTCCCAATTGGACGTTGTGATTGAAACCATTAGTAATGTTGCCAATTCTGGCAAAGTGGGCGATGGCAAAATCTTTGTTTCTAATTTAGATAAAGTGGTTCGTATTCGCACGGGCGAAACTGATCAAGACGCACTTTAA
- a CDS encoding ammonium transporter — MKKILSLLALMPMVAFAEELNGANTSWILTSTALVLFMTLPGLALFYGGLVRSKNILSILMQCFAIAGIVSVLWLVVGYSIAFAPGNEYFGSLSKFMLAGVMEGSLSGDIPESLFVLFQMTFAIITPALIIGGFAERMKFSAVVLFSAIWLIVVYAPVTHWVWGGGWLGEMGLLDFAGGTVVHITAGVAALVAAIVIGPRNGFPNKPMPPHNMTMTITGAGMLWVGWFGFNGGSALAANGDAAMAMLVTHISAAAGAITWMFYEWIKFGKPTALGTVTGLIAGLGTITPASGFVGPAGALIIGITAGIVCFNAVILIKQKWKIDDSLDVFPVHGVGGILGTILAGIFASDQLGIFSGQGLAEGMSIASQVNIQLIGVLSTFVYTAVATYIILKVVDMMVGLRVSAEEEQQGLDIVSHEERGYDL; from the coding sequence ATGAAAAAAATATTAAGTTTATTGGCTTTAATGCCAATGGTTGCGTTCGCAGAAGAATTAAACGGTGCGAATACATCTTGGATTCTGACATCAACTGCACTGGTTTTATTTATGACCTTACCGGGTTTAGCGCTATTTTATGGCGGCCTAGTTCGCAGTAAAAATATTCTGTCAATTTTGATGCAGTGTTTTGCGATTGCCGGTATTGTTTCAGTGCTTTGGCTGGTGGTTGGTTATAGTATTGCTTTTGCACCGGGTAATGAGTATTTTGGTAGTCTGTCTAAGTTTATGTTAGCTGGTGTTATGGAGGGTTCGCTGAGTGGCGACATTCCTGAAAGTTTGTTTGTGCTTTTTCAAATGACCTTTGCCATTATCACCCCAGCATTGATTATAGGTGGCTTTGCTGAGAGAATGAAATTTTCAGCAGTTGTTTTGTTTAGTGCGATTTGGTTAATTGTGGTCTATGCTCCAGTTACTCATTGGGTATGGGGTGGCGGCTGGCTCGGCGAGATGGGACTACTTGATTTTGCTGGTGGCACGGTTGTACACATTACTGCGGGTGTCGCCGCTTTAGTGGCGGCTATTGTTATTGGTCCGCGTAATGGCTTTCCAAATAAACCAATGCCTCCACACAACATGACCATGACTATCACTGGTGCAGGTATGCTTTGGGTCGGTTGGTTTGGTTTTAATGGCGGTTCTGCGTTAGCGGCTAATGGCGACGCGGCGATGGCAATGTTGGTAACGCATATCTCAGCGGCAGCAGGCGCTATTACTTGGATGTTTTATGAGTGGATTAAATTCGGCAAACCAACTGCACTGGGAACAGTCACAGGTTTGATTGCAGGCTTGGGTACTATTACCCCAGCTTCTGGCTTTGTTGGCCCGGCAGGTGCTTTGATCATTGGTATTACAGCAGGTATTGTGTGTTTTAATGCGGTAATTTTGATTAAGCAAAAATGGAAAATTGATGACTCATTAGATGTTTTCCCTGTGCACGGTGTGGGTGGTATTTTAGGAACAATTTTAGCGGGTATTTTTGCCTCAGATCAACTGGGTATTTTCTCAGGCCAAGGTTTGGCAGAAGGTATGAGCATTGCTTCTCAGGTTAATATCCAGCTAATTGGCGTACTATCAACCTTTGTTTATACGGCAGTGGCTACCTATATCATTTTGAAGGTAGTAGACATGATGGTTGGTTTAAGGGTGAGCGCTGAAGAAGAGCAGCAAGGACTAGATATCGTTTCTCATGAAGAGAGAGGTTACGACCTTTAA